TTGTGTTAAATAAATATCATTAAGTAGTATGTGGCGTAGTAATGTTTTACTGAGCGAATTGTTAATTAAATGATGCTTTGGTTTGAAAATGACATACTTATGGAGATTTTAAAAAGACTTTTAAAAATAGGCGTGACAATTATGGGGATATTTTTAGTTTTAAAGAGAAGGGGGGATATTTTTGGAAGACTATAAACAAGCAATAAAAAATAAATTGAATGTTGTACCGATGGAGCCGGGTTGCTATTTGATGAAAGATCGTAATAATCAAGTGATATATGTTGGAAAAGCTAAAAAGTTACGGAATCGGCTTAGATCATATTTTACTGGGGCACATGATGCTAAGACAACAAGACTTGTTGGTGAAATTCGACAATTTGAATTTATCGTTACATCAAGTGAAACTGAGTCATTATTACTTGAATTAAATCTAATCAAACAATACCAACCTAGATATAATATTTTATTAAAAGATGATAAAAGTTATCCATTCATTAAGATTACAAAAGAAAAATATCCTAGACTTCTTGTAACGAGAACGGTTAAACAAGGTAGCGGTAAATATTTTGGACCTTATCCGAATGCGTATTCTGCCCAAGAAACAAAAAAATTATTAGACAGAATATATCCATATCGCAAATGTGATAAGATGCCAGACAAATTATGTCTATATTATCATATTGGACAGTGCTTAGGACCTTGTGTTTATGATGTTGATTTGAGTAAATATGCACAAATGACAAAGGAAATAACAGACTTTCTTAATGGAGAAGATAAAACAATATTAAAAAGTTTAGAAGAACGTATGTTAAGTGCAAGTGAATCATTAGATTTTGAGCGTGCGAAAGAATATAGAGATTTAATTCAACATATTCAAAATTTAACTAACAAACAAAAAATTATGTCAACGGATAAAACGATTCGTGATGTATTTGGTTATAGCGTTGATAAAGGATGGATGTGTATTCAAGTATTCTTTATTCGACAAGGGAATATGATTAAACGTGATACAACTATGATTCCATTACAACAAACCGAAGAGGAAGAATTTTATACATTTATTGGTCAATTTTATAGCTTAAATCAACATATATTACCTAAAGAAGTTCATGTACCACGCAATTTAGATAAAGAAATGATTCAATCTGTTGTGGATACTAAAATTGTTCAACCTGCGAGAGGTCCTAAAAAAGAAATGGTAGATCTTGCAGCACATAATGCTAAAGTGTCGTTAAATAATAAATTTGAATTGATATCACGAGATGAGTCTAGAACAATCAAAGCTATTGAAGAACTTGGAACTCAAATGGGTATCCAAACGCCCATTAGAATTGAGGCATTTGATAACTCTAATATTCAAGGTGTGGATCCAGTTTCAGCGATGGTTACTTTCGTAGATGGTAAACCAGATAAGAAAAATTATAGAAAATATAAAATTAAAACGGTTCAAGGGCCTGATGATTATAAATCGATGCGTGAAGTAGTGAGACGTAGATATACACGTGTGTTAAATGAAGGATTGCCATTACCTGATTTAATTATTGTAGATGGTGGTAAAGGGCACATGAATGGGGTCATTGATGTATTACAAAATGAATTAGGTCTAGATATACCTGTAGCTGGATTACAAAAGAACGATAAACATCAGACATCCGAACTATTATATGGAACAAGTGCAGAAGTTGTTCCACTTAAGAAAAATAGCCAAGCATTTTATTTATTGCATCGAATTCAAGATGAAGTCCATAGATTCGCCATCACATTTCATAGACAAACACGTCAAAAGACTGGCTTAAAATCGATACTTGACGATATAGAAGGTATAGGTAGTAAACGTAAAACGCTATTGCTACGTACATTTGGATCTATTAAAAAAATGAAAGAAGCTTCACTTGAAGATTTTAAAAACATTGGAATTCCTGAAAATGTCGCCAAGAACTTACAAGAACAATTGCATAAATAAATTACAGGGCGTGAGAATCATTCTCATGCCCCAAAATATAAGAAATAATGTTACAATATGGTTAACAAAGTTATTTTTTTGAATGTGCGTGGAAGCGTTTTCTAAATGAGAAAGCTTATCATCCAATTGTAATTTTAAATATTAAATCCAAATTTTACATTGTTCGACATGCAGTTTGGTGATCGTCCAGTGTGTATTTGTCTTTAACATAATTACTTTAATGATAACAGCAACGTTAGAAATTTTAATCACTTTAGGGGTTTGGCGTACGTTTAATATAAATAGCTCAATAAATTAAATATTCGTTCACAGGGGGGACTCCTTTTGGCTCAATCAAAAAATGAATTTTATCTAAGACGTATACATTCGTTATTAGGTATTATCCCAATAGGTGCATTTTTGGTCGTTCATTTATTAGTGAACCACCAAGCAACACAAGGTGCTGAAGCGTTTAATAAAGCATCGAATTTCATGGAATCATTACCATTTCTAATTATTGTAGAATTTTTATTCATATATATTCCATTGTTATACCATGGTCTATTTGGAATACACATCGCGTTTACGGCAAAGGAAAATGTTGGACATTATTCAATTTTTAGAAACTGGATGTTCTTCTTCCAACGTGTAAGTGGTATCTTAACATTTATCTTTATTGGTATTCACTTATGGCAAACACGTTTACAAAAAGCATTTTATGGTAAAGAAGTGAATTACGATTTAATGCATGAAACGTTACAAAATCCATTTTGGGCAGCGTTTTATATTGTTTGTATTATTGCAGTTGTGTTCCACTTTGCAAATGGCTTATGGTCATTTTTAGTTACTTGGGGCGGGCTACAATCTCCAAAATCACAACGTGTATTTACATGGGTTTCATTAATCGTATTCTTAGTTATTTCGTATATTGGTGTTACTGCAATTATTGCCTTTATGTAATACATCGCATTTAACAAAAATAGATTGAAAATTTAGGGGAGTGACATTTTTATGGCAGAGAAACATCTTATTGTTGTCGGAGGTGGCCTAGCAGGCTTAATGTCAACAATTAAAGCGGCAGAAAAAGGTGCACATGTAGATTTGTTCTCAGTTGTACCAGTTAAACGTTCGCACTCTGTTTGTGCCCAAGGTGGCATTAATGGTGCGGTCAATACTAAAGGGGAAGGCGATTCTCCTTGGATTCACTTTGATGATACAGTTTATGGTGGAGACTTCCTTGCAAACCAACCACCTGTTAAAGCGATGACTGAGGCAGCACCAAAAATTATTCATTTATTAGACCGTATGGGCGTAATGTTCAATAGAACAAATGAAGGTCTTTTAGATTTTAGACGTTTTGGTGGTACGTTACACCACAGAACAGCATACGCAGGGGCAACAACTGGACAACAATTATTATATGCATTAGACGAACAAGTACGTGCATATGAAGTTGATGGATTAGTTACGAAGTACGAAGGTTGGGAATTCCTTGGCATAGTTAAAGGCGACGATGATACGGCAAGAGGTATTGTTGCACAAAATATGACAACTGCTGAAATCGAAACATTTGGTTCAGATGCTGTTATTATGGCAACTGGTGGACCAGGTATCATCTTTGGTAAAACGACGAATTCAATGATTAATACTGGTTCAGCAGCTTCAATCGTGTACCAACAAGGTGCGATTTATGCTAACGGTGAATTCATTCAAATCCATCCAACTGCGATTCCAGGAGATGATAAACTTCGTCTAATGAGTGAATCAGCACGTGGTGAAGGTGGACGTATTTGGACATATAAAGATGGTAAACCTTGGTACTTCTTAGAAGAGAAATATCCTGACTATGGTAACTTAGTACCTCGTGATATCGCGACACGTGAAATTTTCGATGTATGTATTAACCAAAAACTAGGTATCAATGGTGAAAACATGGTATACCTTGATTTATCACATAAAGATCCACATGAGCTAGATGTTAAATTAGGTGGTATCATTGAAATTTATGAAAAATTCACTGGTGATGATCCTCGTAAAGTACCAATGAAAATTTTCCCAGCTGTGCATTATTCAATGGGTGGGTTATACGTAGATTATGATCAAATGACTAATATTAAAGGTTTATTTGCAGCTGGTGAGTGTGATTTTTCTCAACATGGAGGAAACCGTTTAGGTGCCAACTCATTATTATCAGCAATCTATGGTGGTACAGTAGCAGGACCAAATGCGATCGATTATATTTCTAATATTGATCGATCATATACAGATATGGATGAGAGTATTTTTGAGGAACGTAAAGCTGAAGAACAGGAACGTTTTGATAAATTATTAGCTATGCGTGGTACTGAAAATGCATATAAATTACATCGTGAACTAGGTGAGATTATGACAGCTAATGTTACTGTAGTTCGTGAAAATGAAAAACTTTTAGAAACTGATAAAAAGATTGTTGAATTGATGAAACGTTATGAAAATATTGATATGGAAGATACTCAAACCTGGAGTAACCAAGCGGTATTCTTTACTCGTCAATTATGGAATATGTTAGTGCTTGCTCGTGTTATCACGATTGGTGCCTATAATCGTAACGAATCTAGAGGTGCACATTATAAACCTGAATTCCCAGAACGTAATGACGAAGAGTGGTTAAAAACAACAATGGCCTCATTCCAAGGTGCATTTGAAAAGCCACAATTTACTTATGATGACGTCGATGTGAGTTTAATACCACCACGTAAACGTGATTATACAAGTAAGTCTAAAGGGGGTAAAAAATAATGACTGAACAATCAGTAAAAGACACTCCACAACATGAAGTACAAAGTAAACCGAAACAAAAAACTGTAAAGTTAATTATTAAACGTCAAGATACAAGCGAATCTAAACCATATGAAGAAACGTTTGAAATTCCTTATCGTGAAAATTTAAATGTAATTGCGTGTTTAATGGAAATTAGACGTAACCCAGTCAATATTAATGGTGAAAAAACAACGCCAGTCGTATGGGACATGAACTGTCTTGAAGAAGTTTGT
This is a stretch of genomic DNA from Staphylococcus roterodami. It encodes these proteins:
- the uvrC gene encoding excinuclease ABC subunit UvrC, with the protein product MEDYKQAIKNKLNVVPMEPGCYLMKDRNNQVIYVGKAKKLRNRLRSYFTGAHDAKTTRLVGEIRQFEFIVTSSETESLLLELNLIKQYQPRYNILLKDDKSYPFIKITKEKYPRLLVTRTVKQGSGKYFGPYPNAYSAQETKKLLDRIYPYRKCDKMPDKLCLYYHIGQCLGPCVYDVDLSKYAQMTKEITDFLNGEDKTILKSLEERMLSASESLDFERAKEYRDLIQHIQNLTNKQKIMSTDKTIRDVFGYSVDKGWMCIQVFFIRQGNMIKRDTTMIPLQQTEEEEFYTFIGQFYSLNQHILPKEVHVPRNLDKEMIQSVVDTKIVQPARGPKKEMVDLAAHNAKVSLNNKFELISRDESRTIKAIEELGTQMGIQTPIRIEAFDNSNIQGVDPVSAMVTFVDGKPDKKNYRKYKIKTVQGPDDYKSMREVVRRRYTRVLNEGLPLPDLIIVDGGKGHMNGVIDVLQNELGLDIPVAGLQKNDKHQTSELLYGTSAEVVPLKKNSQAFYLLHRIQDEVHRFAITFHRQTRQKTGLKSILDDIEGIGSKRKTLLLRTFGSIKKMKEASLEDFKNIGIPENVAKNLQEQLHK
- a CDS encoding succinate dehydrogenase cytochrome b558 subunit, which encodes MAQSKNEFYLRRIHSLLGIIPIGAFLVVHLLVNHQATQGAEAFNKASNFMESLPFLIIVEFLFIYIPLLYHGLFGIHIAFTAKENVGHYSIFRNWMFFFQRVSGILTFIFIGIHLWQTRLQKAFYGKEVNYDLMHETLQNPFWAAFYIVCIIAVVFHFANGLWSFLVTWGGLQSPKSQRVFTWVSLIVFLVISYIGVTAIIAFM
- the sdhA gene encoding succinate dehydrogenase flavoprotein subunit, whose amino-acid sequence is MAEKHLIVVGGGLAGLMSTIKAAEKGAHVDLFSVVPVKRSHSVCAQGGINGAVNTKGEGDSPWIHFDDTVYGGDFLANQPPVKAMTEAAPKIIHLLDRMGVMFNRTNEGLLDFRRFGGTLHHRTAYAGATTGQQLLYALDEQVRAYEVDGLVTKYEGWEFLGIVKGDDDTARGIVAQNMTTAEIETFGSDAVIMATGGPGIIFGKTTNSMINTGSAASIVYQQGAIYANGEFIQIHPTAIPGDDKLRLMSESARGEGGRIWTYKDGKPWYFLEEKYPDYGNLVPRDIATREIFDVCINQKLGINGENMVYLDLSHKDPHELDVKLGGIIEIYEKFTGDDPRKVPMKIFPAVHYSMGGLYVDYDQMTNIKGLFAAGECDFSQHGGNRLGANSLLSAIYGGTVAGPNAIDYISNIDRSYTDMDESIFEERKAEEQERFDKLLAMRGTENAYKLHRELGEIMTANVTVVRENEKLLETDKKIVELMKRYENIDMEDTQTWSNQAVFFTRQLWNMLVLARVITIGAYNRNESRGAHYKPEFPERNDEEWLKTTMASFQGAFEKPQFTYDDVDVSLIPPRKRDYTSKSKGGKK